ACAGGGAGTTCGGAGACAAGCACCCTATGTTTTCTATGGCGGACGAGTTCACAAGCATTGTGACAAACATATATCTCGTTCGCTTATATGAAAAAATCAGACACCACAATAAGATTCTTAATACAATAAAAAGCGAACTCAAATATAGACGGAAACACTTTCCAATGTCTGTTCCCGGGGATGAAGATCAGAACAGCAGGCTTATCAGCAGATATGATTACCTCAAAGGGTATTTCTATAATGTACTCTCACTTCGGGCTAAACGAAAAGCAGGCGACAAAGCTGTTAAGAATTTCTTATACGCTTCCGCTGCCGGTCTATCTATGATTATCGCAACAGTCATAGCCTTCTGGGCACAGCAGAGATACGGTAACTTCACCCTAGCCTTTTTCGTTGCCCTTGTGGTCGGCTACATGTTTAAGGACAGGATAAAGGACGGTGTAAGGTCACTGCTGGAAAAACTCGCGTCTCCTATCATCTACGACTATGTGACTCTTATATATGAAAGTTCCGGAGAATACGCCATGGGCAAAACCTGGGAACGTGCCGGTTTTGTGGAAGGAAACAGATTGAACGCTGATATCGACATATCCAGAACGGACAACAGAAATATTCTCCACTTCAACAAAAAAGTGCACATAAAGAACAGTAAGATCAAAAAGCTGCTGGACCCTGAAATACACGGCATTACTGACCTTATGAGACTTAATATCAGCAGGTTTACATCGGGACTTGAAGAACCTCTCGCACTGATGTACTCTGTTCGGGATGAAAAACTGGAAAAGACCTTTGCTGAAAAGATATATGATGTTGAGGTCTTTTTGCAGATTGCAGCAAGCGGAAGGTCTGAAACACTTAAAGGCATCATGACTCTCACCGCAAAAGGAATTAAAAATTTTAGGATAGTTTAAATGAAAGTTGCAGCTATAGACATAGGCTCCAATGCTGTCAGACTGCTCATAGCAGAAGTCGAAGGCAGAAAGATCAAAGAAACCTGCTACACCAAAAGATACATTACAAAACTTGGGGAAAACATTAACAGTCAGCAGTTATTGAGCGATACCTCAATTGAACGAACCATAACAGCCCTTAAAGACTTCGTAATCACCATCAACGAACATAAAGTTGACAGAGTTCACGCTGTCGCCACAAGTGCTGTACGAGAGGCAAAAAATCCGGAACTGCTAACTGCGGGAGCGAAAGAGCTAGGGCTGCGTATAGAGATTATTGATGGCGATACCGAGGCAGGACTGATCTATGACGGCGTCACAGCCGGGATAGACACTGAAGGCAAGAAAGTGCTTATGTTTGACATTGGCGGCGGCTCAACAGAATTTATTTACGCAGACCCTGAAAAAGGGCGTGCAGGGATAAGTATCCCTATGGGCGTCGTGAAAATGGCAGAAATGTATAACTTTAAGCAGGTTGTTAACATGGAGCACATGGACAGGATGCGTATACCGGTTTTCAGCCTTATTGATCAGGTTTTAAAAACGCTGGAGTGCAAGCCGGATGTACTGATCGGTTCCGCAGGAACCCCTACTACGCTGGCGGCAATGGATATGCAGATGACAACATATGACCAGAAGAAAGTAAACGGATACGTGATCCCTATTGAAAAGATAAAAGAACACTTCGACAAACTATGCTCGATGACATCCGAAGAACGCCTTAATGTCCCGGGAATGGAACAGGGGCGAGAAGAGATAATCATCCCCGGCATACTTATTGCCGGAGAACTTATGAATATGATCGGTATATACGATCTTCAGGTTTCAGACTACGGACTAAGGGAGGGACTGGCAATTGCAATCGCAAATGTATAGCCTTCTGGCAACACCTCTTGTAACTGGTCTCGTGGGTTACTGTACGAACTGGCTCGCTATAAAAATGCTTTTCCGCCCGCACAAAAAGAGTGTATTTTCACTTGGTTGGCAGGGAGTTATCCCGAAAAACAGGCAAAAACTAGCAGGAGAAATCGGTGCTCTGGTAGGTGACAAACTGCTCCGCACAGATGATATCCAGTCCGCATTCTTTTCAGAAAACATGCAGGATAAACTGGAAAGAGCCATTGAAACCGAACTGAAGACCTTTATGGAGAAAGACTTCGGAACTCTTGAGCAGATTATTGAAAAAACAGGACTGAAAAGTAAAACCGCTATCACCGCCCTTTTAGGTGAAATAAATTCCGACGGGGTGCTGGACAGCTTCTTCCATGGGATAAGCGAAAAAATATCTTCTGAAATATACTCAATGAAGATAGGCGAACTTGAAGAATACACTGAAAATATAAAATCCGCAGTAAATGCCGTACTCTCAACAGGCAAAATACAGGCAGAGGCTTCCAACAGCATCTCTGCGTCTATCAATAATTTTGTAATGTCCGGCAAAAGCCTGACGGATATCATACCGGAAAGCCTGACGGCAAAAACTGGGCAGCTCTCCGGTTTCATAACTAACAAGATCCTCGACGCTATGGACAAGGCTATGGCAGACCCGGCAACCAGAAAGAAAGTCAGCAAACAGCTTATAAACATCAAAAACAGCCATTTTAAAGACGGCGCTGTTGACCAGCTCAAGCTGGGTGTTCTGAATATGTTCATGACAGAAGATACTATTGATGAGATGGTCGATAAGTACCTGCCGAACCTAATAACCTCTGTTAAAGACAGTGAAGAGGTTAAAAAGAAGATTGCGATGTCCATAAACGACTACATAACAGGAATACTGAAAAAACCGCTCTTCATGCATGCCGACACTCTGGGGATGGAAGCACTGTTTCAACTGCGCAGCTCTGTCGTTACGGCGGCAAGAGGGACACTTGATTCATCAGAATTCTCATCCAAGATGTCCGGTATGATAATAGGCATGATAAAGCAGAATTCAGAGAAAACATTGGGCGAACTGCTTGATGAATTGCAGTTAAAAGACGCTCTTGACGCAAAACTTGCAAATGGTTTCAGCCTGAAGATACAGGATGCCGCAGAATTCCTGACAAAGATGGCATCCGGACTGCACATCAGAAACATATATTCAGTTGTCCCCAAAAAACTCTTCTACGCTGTCAAGATTGCTCTGCTCAAAGAAATTAATAAGATTGTTGAAAAGAACTCTCCGAAGATGCTTGAGGCGATAAACTTCCCAAAAATAACTGAAGACAGGATAAATACACTCAATCTTTATGAGGTTGAGAATCTTCTGTTCTCCTTTATGAGAGACAGCTTCAGGTGGATAAACATCCTCGGTTTTATCATCGGCTTTCTGCTCGGAGCAGTTCAGATAGGGGTTACTTATCTGTTAGGCTAGCTGGGTCTGTGTACTTACGCAGTTCAACTATAAATTTTGTGCCGGGGTTCAGGTCTTCGAAGTAGAGCCGCCCTTTCATGTTCTGCTCAATAATGATCTTTGACATGTAGAGCCCTACACCTGTGCCCTTACCTTCTTCTTTTGTTGTAAAATACGGCTCAAAAATTCTGTCTGCGACATCAGCAGGTATCCCCGAGCCATTGTCTGAGACATATATCTGTACAGATGAGTCAAGCTCTATAACTCCAACTTCGATAAGAGGATCGGTAGCAAATTCTTCACGGCGTTCTTCAACAGCATCCTTTGCGTTCTGCACAAGGTTTAGTAAGACCTGTTTATATTCGTTCGGAAAGCCTTTTATGAATGTACATCTGTCGTTCTGACATCCGAACTCTTCGGTATTGTTAAAAACTACTTGCTTACCATGACAGTTCAGAATAAGAGTAATGTTATTGCGAACAAGCTGAACTCCGAGAAGCGTAATAGCACTAAGGGTTTCCCTGCAAACTTCGAATACGATTTCATCCTTGTCCGGCTTAAAAAAGTTTTTAAAATCATCAATTGTTTTAGACATAAAATTAATTTGCTTCATAGACAAGCCAACAAGCTCTTTAAGGTATGATTCGCTAAGTTCGTTATGTTTATACGAATCCTCAAAGTCCTGAATGTATATTGCTATCGTATTAAGCGGCTGACGCCATTGGTGGGCAATTGCGCTCATCATCTGCCCCATGGCAGCCATTTTCGACTGCTGCATCATTAGCCTTTCATTCTGGCGTCTGCGGTGGACTTCCTGTTCAACTTTATTTTCTAGATATTCCTGCCTGCGGTTTAAGAGTTCACTAGCTTTCTTTCTTGATGTTACGTCCATAATAACAAGCTGGATAAAAGTCTGACCAGAAACCTCAAGACGGCTGGCGGATATCTCTGCGTTAAAAACATCTCCCCATGACTTCACAAAGTCAAGATCAAATGACCATTTCTTTGTTTTAACCATCTTGTTGATGATCTCCTGAACACGGTGAACATAATCTTTAGTGACAAGCATTTCAAGAAACATCTTAAGGAGCTCTTCACGCTCATACCCAAACTGAGAAACCATTTCTCCGTTTACATCCACAATGCTCCCCTCTTCTGAGATAATAGCAATGGGGTTATAAGAGGTATTAAAAAGGTTGCTGTATTTTTCCTGACTTTCCCGCAGTTCTGTTTGTATCTTTTCCCGTTCCTCAATCTCGTTTTTCAGCTCATAGTTCTTTTCTATGAGTTCTTTTGTTTTGCGCCTTATCTCTGAACGCATCAGCATCAGCAATACTATTATCAACAGAACAGGAACAAGCAAAACCGCCACGACGATTTTTATCGTTTTAAAATAAGTCCCCTTCGTCGCTCCGCCAACCCATTTCTGATATGAATGATAATAAGCAGAGTTTTCCTGATGCTTCATCTCCTGTATGTATGGGTCAAGAGCAGATATTATTTTAAATGATTTTTCACTATCTTTTTTAAGAGCAAAGCGCACCTCGACAGGATGTACAAGGATGGTACTCTTTTCTATATTATATTTTATGGAATTGGTAAGTCCGAAAAAACGATTCGTCAACCCAGCATCGGCATAACCGTGATAAAGAGCATCCAGAACATCTGTATAATTGTCGCAAACATAGTATTTCAGATCAATATTAAAAGCATCAGCAAGATACTTCATTCCATATTTGCCTGCGAAATAGATGTCATCTTTCAGAACTGCAAGGGTCATCCCGTCCAGATCAAGAATAGTATTGGCACGTACGCCATGGCGTAAATATATTTCTCCCCAGTTACTTAAAACATTCTCACTATTATATTGAACAACCTCTGTCCGCTCCAGACTAAACCCTACGGGAAACATGATATCTACTTCTCCAGTTTGAAGCATTTTGAACATGTCTGACCAGACACCAAATACAAATTCAAGGTTCCAGTTCTCTTTTTCCGCAACTTGTGAAAGGATATCATAGCCAAGCCCAGAGGGCTGTCCGTTATCTGCTTTGAACATCAGAGGATAATTTTGGTATACGCCGACTTTTATGTTTAATTGCTCAGCCCATGTTGTAGTTGTTAGCAAAATGAATAAAAATAAGAATAAAGCTTTAAGGTTTTTCATGTTTTACCATTTGTCGTTTTAAGTAGATTCTAGCAAAAAAAAAATTAATAAACAATAAAATCAACATTATATAATCTTATATTATATATTGTTTACAGAGTTGTTTATATTGACAATAAAGATCATTTTCCTTAATATTACATTTCTTTTCACATATATGCCGAAGTGGTGGAATTGGTAGACACGAAGGACTCAAAATCCTTTGCTAGCGATAGTGTGCGGGTTCGATTCCCGCCTTCGGCATCAATAACTTAAGGCTCTGACAACATCAGAGCCTTTTTATTTTAGCCTCGTATTAGTCATTTTATAATAAATTTGTAATCAGCTATACAAAAAACCTAAAACTTACCAGAGCAGGCAGTAAGCCTATGAAATGCTTCCGAGTTCGCTCTTTTCACACCATGCTTCATACTCAAGCGATCCACAATTTTAGCATTGTCCAGCACCAGAATATTTTCACAAAGCTTAAAAACAACTCTAACATCATGAGAAATAACAAGCAGAGATATATTGTGCACTCTTTTAAGTTCTGCTAATAACTCTACAATCTGCGCCTGAACAATCATATCAAGATTACTAACCGCTTCATCCAGAATAAGAAGTTTTGGTTTAAGCGCCAGCGCACGGGCAATGCATATTCTCTGCTGCTGACCACCGCTAAACCTATTAATATTCTTGTCCATCTCTGACGGATCAAGCCCCACAGAAGACATAAGTTCTGCGGTTTGCTTCACAAGCTCCGGTCTGGAAAAGTGATAATAATTATGCAGTGGTTCTGTTATAACTCTGAAGGCGCTCCAGCGTGGGTTCATAGTACTCGCCGGATCCTGGAAAACAGCCTGCATATTCTTCCTGAAAGACTTATCTCCTTTCTCTACAGCCTGATGCACATCCACACCGTCAAATAATACCTCACCGGCGGTAGGTTTTTCCAACCCTAAAATTATCCTTGTAAGCGTGCTCTTCCCCGAACCGTTTTCACCTAGCAGCCCAAAACTTTCACCTTCTTTTATATCAAAAGAAATATCGTCCAGCACTCTCTTCTCTTTACTACAAGCAAACCAACTGCCCTTTCTGTATGTCATAGATATATTACTACATTTCAGCATTGCACCCTTCCAGATCAATATCCCAGTCATTCTGGTAAAGTCCCCTGTTAGACGTCACCAGACTTTTTGTATAGCTGTTCCTGTTTTCATCATGTAACTCATTAACTTTAAAGCTGTCCACAAGTTCAGCATTATTCATAACCAGCACTCTGTCAGCCATATTCTCAGCAACACTAAGGTCATGGGTTATCAGCAGCAGAGCACTGTCTTTTGGTCTTATTCTCTTAATAAGTTTCAATATTTCAGCCTGACCCGAGATATCAAGATCCGAAGTCGGCTCATCTGCAATGATAACTTTTGTCCCCAGCGCAAGTGTCAGAGCGATCATAAGCCGCTGAAGCATCCCGCCGCTAAGCTGGAAAGGGTATGAATCAAGAATTTCCATTGGGGTATCTAATTCCACTTCTGATATTATTTTGCAGAAATACGCATCATTGCATAAACTGTCTTTACCGTTAGAACTAAGTATGTCGCTAAACTGCGAGCGCATATTAAAGAGCTGATCAAAACATGTTGCAGGTGCCTGCATTATCATGCTGATATACCCCCCACGCATATATGGCTCAAAAGGCTTTCCGCAAATACTCACCTCTCCGCCTGTCTTAATAAGCCCCGCAGGCAACAGCCCTTGAACAGCCATACTTGTAACAGATTTGCCACATCCAGACTGTCCCAGCAGCACAACTGTTTCGCCAGAGCTCAGCTCGAAGGAGATATCATTAATTATCTTTTTACCTAAAGTGGTTTCAACATTCAGTTTTTCAACTTTTAACAGATTCATCAGAGCACCTTCTCTGTCAGAGACGGATCCAGCTTATCCCTGACTATTTCGCCAATACTGTTAAATATCGCAACTATGAAAAATATGCATAGCCCCGGATATATCATCAGTCCCGGATGCTCTCGTATGTATGGTGCAGCATCGTTTATCATAACACCCCACTCCGGTACAGGAGCCTGAACACCCAGCCCAAGAAAGCTAAGT
This window of the Denitrovibrio acetiphilus DSM 12809 genome carries:
- a CDS encoding DUF445 family protein, which codes for MQSQMYSLLATPLVTGLVGYCTNWLAIKMLFRPHKKSVFSLGWQGVIPKNRQKLAGEIGALVGDKLLRTDDIQSAFFSENMQDKLERAIETELKTFMEKDFGTLEQIIEKTGLKSKTAITALLGEINSDGVLDSFFHGISEKISSEIYSMKIGELEEYTENIKSAVNAVLSTGKIQAEASNSISASINNFVMSGKSLTDIIPESLTAKTGQLSGFITNKILDAMDKAMADPATRKKVSKQLINIKNSHFKDGAVDQLKLGVLNMFMTEDTIDEMVDKYLPNLITSVKDSEEVKKKIAMSINDYITGILKKPLFMHADTLGMEALFQLRSSVVTAARGTLDSSEFSSKMSGMIIGMIKQNSEKTLGELLDELQLKDALDAKLANGFSLKIQDAAEFLTKMASGLHIRNIYSVVPKKLFYAVKIALLKEINKIVEKNSPKMLEAINFPKITEDRINTLNLYEVENLLFSFMRDSFRWINILGFIIGFLLGAVQIGVTYLLG
- a CDS encoding Ppx/GppA phosphatase family protein; the encoded protein is MKVAAIDIGSNAVRLLIAEVEGRKIKETCYTKRYITKLGENINSQQLLSDTSIERTITALKDFVITINEHKVDRVHAVATSAVREAKNPELLTAGAKELGLRIEIIDGDTEAGLIYDGVTAGIDTEGKKVLMFDIGGGSTEFIYADPEKGRAGISIPMGVVKMAEMYNFKQVVNMEHMDRMRIPVFSLIDQVLKTLECKPDVLIGSAGTPTTLAAMDMQMTTYDQKKVNGYVIPIEKIKEHFDKLCSMTSEERLNVPGMEQGREEIIIPGILIAGELMNMIGIYDLQVSDYGLREGLAIAIANV
- a CDS encoding PAS domain S-box protein, with product MKNLKALFLFLFILLTTTTWAEQLNIKVGVYQNYPLMFKADNGQPSGLGYDILSQVAEKENWNLEFVFGVWSDMFKMLQTGEVDIMFPVGFSLERTEVVQYNSENVLSNWGEIYLRHGVRANTILDLDGMTLAVLKDDIYFAGKYGMKYLADAFNIDLKYYVCDNYTDVLDALYHGYADAGLTNRFFGLTNSIKYNIEKSTILVHPVEVRFALKKDSEKSFKIISALDPYIQEMKHQENSAYYHSYQKWVGGATKGTYFKTIKIVVAVLLVPVLLIIVLLMLMRSEIRRKTKELIEKNYELKNEIEEREKIQTELRESQEKYSNLFNTSYNPIAIISEEGSIVDVNGEMVSQFGYEREELLKMFLEMLVTKDYVHRVQEIINKMVKTKKWSFDLDFVKSWGDVFNAEISASRLEVSGQTFIQLVIMDVTSRKKASELLNRRQEYLENKVEQEVHRRRQNERLMMQQSKMAAMGQMMSAIAHQWRQPLNTIAIYIQDFEDSYKHNELSESYLKELVGLSMKQINFMSKTIDDFKNFFKPDKDEIVFEVCRETLSAITLLGVQLVRNNITLILNCHGKQVVFNNTEEFGCQNDRCTFIKGFPNEYKQVLLNLVQNAKDAVEERREEFATDPLIEVGVIELDSSVQIYVSDNGSGIPADVADRIFEPYFTTKEEGKGTGVGLYMSKIIIEQNMKGRLYFEDLNPGTKFIVELRKYTDPASLTDK
- a CDS encoding ABC transporter ATP-binding protein translates to MTYRKGSWFACSKEKRVLDDISFDIKEGESFGLLGENGSGKSTLTRIILGLEKPTAGEVLFDGVDVHQAVEKGDKSFRKNMQAVFQDPASTMNPRWSAFRVITEPLHNYYHFSRPELVKQTAELMSSVGLDPSEMDKNINRFSGGQQQRICIARALALKPKLLILDEAVSNLDMIVQAQIVELLAELKRVHNISLLVISHDVRVVFKLCENILVLDNAKIVDRLSMKHGVKRANSEAFHRLTACSGKF
- a CDS encoding ABC transporter ATP-binding protein, which translates into the protein MNLLKVEKLNVETTLGKKIINDISFELSSGETVVLLGQSGCGKSVTSMAVQGLLPAGLIKTGGEVSICGKPFEPYMRGGYISMIMQAPATCFDQLFNMRSQFSDILSSNGKDSLCNDAYFCKIISEVELDTPMEILDSYPFQLSGGMLQRLMIALTLALGTKVIIADEPTSDLDISGQAEILKLIKRIRPKDSALLLITHDLSVAENMADRVLVMNNAELVDSFKVNELHDENRNSYTKSLVTSNRGLYQNDWDIDLEGCNAEM